Proteins found in one Vallitalea guaymasensis genomic segment:
- the hxlB gene encoding 6-phospho-3-hexuloisomerase, with product MEYNNMYKTILNELDQVFDRINLDQVRDLISAIEKHKRIFLMGVGREGLATKGFAMRLMHFGKEVHWCWDDTTPSVTEDDLFIFTSGSGEIGHIHYVVEEVKKTNATIALMTGVPDRKTALLADIIVWVPASVYKGKDNVVPSIQPMGNLFEQSLFILLDMIIIMLVDKSNNSFKKMSVRHRNFE from the coding sequence ATGGAATATAATAATATGTATAAGACAATATTAAATGAATTAGATCAAGTTTTTGATAGAATCAACTTAGATCAAGTTAGAGATTTAATTTCTGCCATAGAAAAACATAAAAGAATATTTCTAATGGGAGTAGGTCGTGAAGGATTAGCTACTAAAGGATTTGCAATGAGATTAATGCATTTTGGTAAAGAAGTTCATTGGTGTTGGGATGATACTACTCCAAGTGTTACAGAAGATGATTTATTTATATTCACATCCGGTTCTGGTGAAATAGGTCATATTCATTATGTAGTTGAAGAAGTAAAAAAGACTAATGCAACTATAGCCTTGATGACTGGTGTACCAGATAGAAAAACAGCTTTATTAGCAGATATTATAGTTTGGGTTCCAGCAAGTGTTTATAAAGGTAAAGATAATGTTGTACCATCTATACAACCCATGGGCAATTTATTTGAACAATCATTATTCATATTACTGGATATGATAATCATTATGTTAGTAGATAAATCAAATAATTCATTCAAAAAGATGTCTGTCAGACATAGAAACTTTGAATAA